The window TTGTGGTTATAATTGGATAATTACATTTGAGTTTATTGGGTATTTCATGCGGTGATTATGGGCAAGAAGCGTGTTGACAGAGATCATGACAAAATAGAATTTCAGTAGATCTTTATCTTTTACCTGGTTTCGATCTAAAGACACTTCGAGATATAAAGCCGTTTTTCACTTTGGTCGTATTCTAAACTGGATCGCCCTCCTCGCGATgtcatcgggttcgaatccctggaAGTGGCTTTTCTAGATCAGTGTTCAGTTGATCTGCAACTCTTACCTGTCTTCAACGAGTAGATAGAATTCGCCCAGACGCCTCCGCACATTTCATCAGCGTTTCCACGACAGTAACTGGAACAAGACGACTCTTTTAACGGGCCGTGCTTTCCGTACGAGTCTCCGCAAAAGCACTCGTAGCTGTACTGTAAACCAGCGTACGCGAAATCTAcatagaatttttaaaaacaaatttttgctCGTGTTTCGTTTCTTTAtgaaatcagaaattgaataagtattttgttttgaaatatgttgAACAAATTCTTACTCAATCGGAGACACACAGAGATGCACACAGACGCGGTTAGGTCTTCGCGGAAATAGCTTACATGGCCATCAAGGTCTCTGTTCCGATCATCCTTAAAGCAACCAATATACTcaactgaaataatacatTCAAAGAAttgatccagttctacagttgtgtgggtttgatttgactctgaacgcagttccacagttgtgtgggtttcatttgactctgaatccagttccacagttgtgtgggtttgctTTGgctgtggacccagttccacagttctgtgggtttaatttgactctgaacccagttccacagttgtgtgggtttgatttgactctgaacccagttccacagttgtgtgggttgaatttgactctggatccagttccacagttgtgttggctaaatttgactctggatcgagttccacagttgtgttggtttaatttgactctggatccagttccacagttgtgttggctaaatttgactctggatcgagttccacagttgtgtgggtttaatctgACTCtggatcaagttccacagttgcgtggaTTCAATTTTAACCAACACCTATGCGAAGCAAATGCTGATATAGTATATCTTTTTAGAACTTAACTTACACGAAACATTCGACGCCCAGTTCGGTAGAATTCCTAGCGTAAAATAAACAACCATCGTGCCAACAGCAAAATTCCTCATTCTTGCCGTAGGTTATTTCAACGAATTCAAAAACTGCTCTTGTCGTCGAGAACTTGAACCCCAAAAAGGCTATTCATGAAATCTACCGTCGCAGTATCTTTATCAGTGTTATTGTGTAAAAGCAACTCGTCGTGCGGGAAACTAACGATTGATTGAAGACCTAGTTTTTGCTGCATGTAGTACTGCCTGTCTTAAACATTAGAATCGGCCGATTTCTTTTAATCGTGACCCACGCGGTTTCACCGACTGTTAAGAATTATTTACAATCCATGACCAAAATTAAACACCCCCGATAGATCGTGTCAGATCAAAATTAAGAGGAAACTCCGCCGCCAGTTTCTTTCAGGGGTGCGGCAGGAGCGTGTTGGTAGCCCTACTATATAGCGATGCCGCACAATAAGAGTTAGGTAGGGGTGCGGCAGGAGCGTGTTAGTAGCCCTACTATATAGCGATGCCGCACAGTAAGAGTTAGGTAGGGGTGCGACAGGAGCGTGTTTGTAGCCCTACTAGATAATCTTTCGTCTATTAACCTTTTTAATGACATTTTCGAAATCGTTTTAGTACACATGCCCCAGTTTGCCCCACTTTTTGGTAATCCTCCAATACCGCAGTGTAAAAGCGATATAAAAGCGATGGTTCCTTTCATTGGTCATAATTAAGACCTTTTTGCGGTAAATCGTATTAGGAATTCATTTCTTATTCACACACCAGTCAATCCCGAATATGGAAACATATACTCTTAAACGtgtatacaatatttacaacacAATTATTTACAGCAGTTGAGCTAAGTGGTTTGTTGGATTTTTTCGCTTGTTGGATCCTTTCAGATATTTAGGTTATCGAAAGTGTTCTAATTCAGATTTAAGTCGAGTATACAATCAACGAATGCGAATGCGAATGTTCATAACGCCCCGACCATTTCCAAATGTTTCAAAACAACACTTAAGAGATAAAAATAAAAGGGAAAGGCATAAAAACGTAACaaaatgtatatacattaACTATTTACgatatatactattggaggaTCAATATACATCTGAGCCGGTTATAATGAATTTGGCTAATTGGACCGTTGGACAACAcggaatacgaatacgaatatttacTACTCTCCTACCATtcccatggtatatggaggaaaaacaGTTCTTacaattatttagaaaaaaaaacagaaaataaaagtatttcaaaatgtgaCAAAcgacgattacgattacgattacgattacgattacgatttatttacactccaaccatttccgtggtatatggaggaaaactattacacatgtatatacaaatatttacaaaacaacactgaagtgattaaaatttagagaacgacgattacgattacgattacgattacgattacgattacgatttatttacactccaaccatttccatggtatatggaggaaaactattacacatgtatatacaaatatttacaaaacaacactgaagtgattaaaatttagagaacgACGATTAcaattacgattacgattacgattacgattacgatttatttacactccaaccatttccatggtatatggaggaaaactattacacatgtatatacaaatatttacaaaacaacactgaagtgattaaaatttagagaacgacgattacgattacgattacgattacgattacgattacgatttatttacactccaaccatttccatggtatatggtggaaaactattacacatttatatacaaatatttacaaaacaacactgaagtgattaaaatttagagaacgacgattacgattacgattacgattacgattacgattttattcacactccaaccatttccatggtatatagaggggaaaactattacacatgtatatacaaatatttacaaaacaaaactgaagtgattaaaatttagagaattaaaacgtaacaaaatatatatacatcaactatttacaatactaaatatactattggagggatctatatacatctaagccggtcttaatgaatttagctaagttgaccgttgggtttttcagaatatcaacggtattaaaggtattcaaattcaaaaagtttcaagATCTCCCCggccgggaatcgaacccgggtctcgcACGTGACAGGCGCGGATACTCACCACTATACTACTAATTACGCATCCACATTCTGCTGAGTCATTTTGTTAATCATATTTGTATAATTTGTGTATATTTTTTGTTACGGtactttgtttgattttttgtatGGGTGCTAGCGTTAAGCGGCCTTTCTGGCTTTGCTAGGCCTGTGTAgattgtatatatgtttacATATTGTATTCTATGcaaataaaatctattgaattgaattgaacataGGTGACGCCACCTAGTGGCAGTTATTGGTAAACGAGCGAATCGATTCTGTTGGAAATGTCGTTATTTGATAAGAATACGCTTTAAAATACCCCGTATGACGTCACAGAACATGAAGATATTCTCTCAGTAAAAGACGTCGATCGATGAGAACAATAGTTAAGTGTATCGATGTACACGATGTGTATTTGTGATATGATTTGAACACCGGTCACATAACAACCGGGTCagtcatatatataaaatggcGGAGGTTACGTAATCATACTTACCTGGCACAGGGGTGCTCACCGTGATCTGGAAGGCGGTGCCCCTATGGCGAGGCCTGTCATTGCACAGAGACTGGTTGACCCATACGATCTCCCCAAATGTGGGAGACTCGGGTGTACAATTTCTGGTAGTGGGGACTGCGTACGCGCTATCCCCTCCatacaacaaaataaaacagactGACATCGATCCCTTATCACTGTACTATCTAATATAGGGCGGTCTATGTGCCCTGGAggattcatgaaaaatactGGACCAACCCTATTATTCCCTGCATAGTGTCTTCAATCTTCGTTTAGTTCCCTGTTGAAAAACTAGAGTTCGATGCTCATAAGTACTGTTTTGAGTTACCAGAAAGCGCCGAACGCCAAACATTTTTTGTAACAATGATTTACTATACCTAAAGAATCGCTTCCTTATTACTACTTCAGATTTAGAAAATTGATCTTCTGTTGTTTTGTGCTTAAAATTGATGACTTCAAAAAGCCTCTGAAATGCGTCCAGGcttcattttctttaaaaatcctCTGGACAGACCCCCTTGTTGTCCTGGGATCATAAGTCCAACTTCttcacccccccccctcccccaacTGACCTCCTGGACCCCCTCCGTTATACACGAATAAGGTTCGAATCCGAGGACGGGCGGTTTTTGAGCGAGTGACGCGAGCGATTGGTAGTCTGTGGTAATTGCGGTTAGATTCCTACTCCACACGCGACGTGCCTCGAGGCGGTAGCTTTGACTCGTCGCGCGCGGTCTTTTAACCGGAAATTACCCTCGGTGCGGTAACCCCACCCCCTTTACCTCAACAGTCTTATTAAAAACCTTTTTAAACCGTTGCATTGAAAATCGGCGgaatttcgaaaaatgttgaaatctgTCTGCGGGCGACGAATGGGGTTTAAACGCACCTAATTGAGTCGCGAAATAATGGTTACATCCGCAACGTTGAAAAATAATCCTTCGCGAAATTTTTAAGCAACGTTACATCATTTTGCGAAGCTGATTACGCGGATTCAAATTGCTTCAACTCGGCGTGAGAACTTGGAtttatcgataattgaattgaattgaccggcaaccagtctagcccccaTATATTGATGGCGTAGTGGACGCGtcctctcaaaaataattatttagaatgtatcaaaaatgaaataagagttctcactacaaaataaacgccGAAATTCACGATCGTTATTTTGAAAGgccaatatcgatgacgtagtgcacaacGACTCACACACGACCCCATTGtagttatcaatgtatattaacactattgtaacggtttttacagcGTAAAATACGAGATCCGTTCATCAAAAATTACAATCAAAATTCAACCCGACGACGGTCTCTGGAGAGACAGAGTCGCAAACGTCGTGTCgcttttgttgtttgtttgtgatTATCTcgataaatataaatgtttgAATATAATCGGTTTCGAACGCGTACAATTTCAAAAACCTTGCATCGGCCCAGAACGCACTGAATACAGTcaatttactttatatattgaaatgaacTTTGTCTCTGGTGGAATATTGCAACTGTGTACGAATTAATTCTCGGCACCTACCGCGGAATGAATCCAGTTTCATATTTGCTTAAAACATCACGAGTTCTGCATTTCATCGTGCATCGATTGATATGAGTagtatcatcatcgtcatcttcaTCGGCAGTACTGGTCGATTTAATCCGTTCTCGcgtttctctctctctttttaaTCGTCGTGCGCGTTTTTAAATCAGACGACAGGATTTTGTGAACTGTTTGAAATGCACTTCTCCGGGACAATGGCACCGTCATCCTTTATTTATGGAACTGTCatcctttccctctccctctccctctccctctccctctccctctccctcaccctctccctctccctctccctctccctctccctctccctctccctctccctctccctctccctctccctctccatgttgctgtccctgtccctctcCCGCTCTCCCTCCCCCCATCCACTACCCACAGATCGTATTCAATATGGAATTGTCACCACTCGGTTCTGATTCGCGTAGTATCTCTCAGTTTACTCGTTGAAGCCGAagagaattttcatttcataactTTACAGAGAGAAATAAATGATGTTATATTAGAACACGGTTGATGTGTGTTTGTgcgtttgtgtgtgtgtgtgtgtgtgtgtgtgtgtgtgtgtgtgtgtgtgtgtgtgtgtgtgtgtgtgtgtgtgtgtgtgtgtgtgtgtgtgtgtgtgtgtgtgtgttcgGCTAAACCGTACAGTTATGGCGtttaataatgatgattatgagTTCAGGATTATTAATTGAGACGCATTCCCGTACACaatcaacagcagcagcagcagcagcagcagcagcagcagcagcagcagcagcagcagcagcagcagcagcagcaggcgGCTTTTACAGTTACACAGTTCACTCGTTTAATAATCGACGcatatgaatttgatttagaaCTAAActaaatcaaacccacacaactgtggaactgggtccatagTCAAAGCAAACCCAcataactgttgaactgggtccagagtcaaattaaacccacacaactgtggaactggattcagagtcaaattaaacccacacaactgtggaaccgggtccagagtcaaattaaaacccatacaactgtggaactgggtccagagtcaaattaaatcccatacaactgtggaactgggttcagagtgaTATTCAACCGAcacaactgtaaaactggaACCCGCTAAAACAGGTATAAATCTAGGTCAGCTTTTTATCTACATCACGTGTTTGATGAAGAAACCGCGTCTATTCAACTTTTAATTAACGTTACACGTATTTTAATTAGCCTGGAATTAATTAATCGGTTTCAATTaacaatttaaaaacatttccatTTTCAGCTCGAGGCTGTACATACATCACAACGAGGCTAAACGCTTTGAATGACGTCAcaatgtttttttcaaatctcaaACAACGGCTGTCTACAATCGAGATATTCAAGACAAAATTCGGGTCTCAGcctaaagcccaacgcacactgcaaaaaaattgtttcgccgaaacagaaaacacgtctttcagaaaacgttttttgctcgtgaaaaacgtttttcagttcggaatttttttgttttgcctCCTCCGCACACGGCATGacgaaaaacatcgaaaacgttttctcggtgccgtgtgcgttgggttTAAGACCGCTCTGAGCCTAGACCGAATCCGAGTCTGGACTTTGTTACTGGACCTGGGAATGAGCATAGCATGGTCATACTGTGGACCAAAATGAGTCGAGGCCGGTCTGATGTAATAGGTTTTTAAGTGTAAAAGTCTGtctgattttaatgtaatttCTTAATAGTAGAACTGCACCGAAATGACCTAAACCCGGTTTTATCTCAACTCCCTAATCGCAGAACCGTGACGTCATCTGCAGGATGAACTGGACGAAATTAATTCGAGACAATGAATATTCTAAATCTCAACTATCGAATTAAGCATGTGTCAGTTCATacgaatttaatcaattttgcTCGGTGGGAGAGATGTTGGTTGGAGGGGTGCCATGGTAttaggggtcagttgctcgtTGTAATATTGTGCAGTTGACAGGTATTCAAACTGACTCCGGTTCCGCGACCCTCATTTCACACCATGTACCGTATATACTAATGTTTGTACGCACTCTAATCAACTTTTGATTGATAACATCCGCGCAGATTCTGACAATGATACAGCGGCTGAGATCGGACATCAATCCAGATTCTGACAATGATACGGCCAGCGATGGACAATGAtgtaaatatacatatatatatcatacataCATCATATTGGATTTAATGATCGGGACTGGTTCTCGTCTCTGTCATAGTTAATGACATAACTCGCCTGCCGGGGCTCACTTCAACATAAATCCTGCCCGAAGGTTCTCGATTAGCTGGACTGGTTACCGACAACACGGTAACTGCGGCAAGCGAGAATCCGATAGGTGCGCTTGTAGTAATTCACTCGTTCTTGCGCGCTTTTATATTTTCgctacatttcaattaggatctgGCAATGCTAAGGGATTCCaattgtggcaagtgaggatccaccaggtgtctctagtggttttttttctctttcaattaaatcatatcaatgaaaacaattcgaaTACCAAACATTGAGGATTGAAAAATAGTGACGTCTTAGATCGTATCTATTTACGGGAGTTTAGAAAGCGAGACTTCGAATCTGAAAATTGACTATCATCGATTCACGTTAAACCTACTGTtagtcacgccatctggcgtGGGCTGCCGGTACCTCATTCTGTGGGATATTTCCTAATTTCGCAGCTGTTTCCGAGATGAGAGACTGAAGGTTGACAGACGGCTGCACGCAGATGACGGGGTACCGCGACGACGGAGGGACCGATTTCTAATCGATTTTCGTAGCTATCGTCTGCGCCGTCGAAGAGATAATCTACACGTGACGCATCGGGAAAAACACGAGAACGGTTTGAAACCGGGTCGATAATATCGATCGGATATTCCGATATACGAATCCGGCGCTTCGCCTGAGAGCGAATTGACGAAAATAGACTTCAACTCAATTTcgataaattatcaatttctgtTTTTAGATTAAGTCGAAAATAttcagagaaaaaaataagACGAACTGCATTGAATATAACAAGAATATTACTCACCGCCGCCGCTAAGGGGCGTTCTTTATTTCGATGATGAAATCAGCAAAGAATCAGTAAAATGTATCTTATCAACTCGCATTCTTCGAAACGACGGACAAAAATAGGCtcttttaaagatttaatattttgatgaaCTTCTCATCAACGATAATCATTAAGACAACATACAATTTCTAggatttagtattttttaacAACGAATTTAAGTAAACGTAATGATGTTGAGAATATGaagttttttaattaattactGAATACAAATTGTCGCTTAGAGAATTATCTATTCTACACACATCGAGGGGCCTAGGAATGATAGAATAGTGATGTTCTgaatttttcaagaataaatGATTTCTACTATTTTTACTCCATATATAGCTCTACGTCTTGCGAACACTTTACCGCTAGTTCTAAGCCTTTtgcaaaatctttttttttctggctCTCAATCTTcgtgaaatttgtttttttcgtAAGTTAACTTACGTTTTCACTAGTTCTAAATCATCGTGAAATCATTGCTTTTTCGCTGATTCTAAATCTttgtaaaattgttttttcgccagttctaaaatttcatgaaatttcatttttcgttaGTTCGAAATCTTTGTAAAAATGCCTTTCCTTCACTAATTCTAAATCGATCTACAACACTAAAATctgtaaatctaaaattacGTCTAATAAAAGTTcggtaatattttttttcgaatttctaataaatcacgTGGTCAGTACTAATTCTATACTTGCCCCAAATTAGTTCTTTTTTCTAAATCCAAACGCGGCTTATTCATCGGAATATCCCACAAGTCACTATTCCGGAAGTCGGGTTGTTCTTACCGCCGGCCGCAGTCCAACGCTAATCACCTATCACGCGGTTCCGGACATCCGTGCGCACCGGAAGTATTTATTATTCGTTAccttcaaaatgtttttctaaattttccgAGTTTTCTTtccaaactttttttttacattttccaagTTTGTAACATTTCTTCGCGTTACAAAAACACATGAGATATTGATAGTAATCATTATaacagtaataataataatcataataataataattatgatgaACTGATAGTAATTTCGGTACTCGTCGTGGCTTTAATTTTCTGCTTTAGAGTTAATCGTGCCAGGTCTGATAGCGGGTCGGAGCGCCGTCGAATC is drawn from Tubulanus polymorphus chromosome 10, tnTubPoly1.2, whole genome shotgun sequence and contains these coding sequences:
- the LOC141912206 gene encoding xylosyltransferase oxt-like, whose translation is MRNFAVGTMVVYFTLGILPNWASNVSFEYIGCFKDDRNRDLDGHVSYFREDLTASVCISVCLRLNFAYAGLQYSYECFCGDSYGKHGPLKESSCSSYCRGNADEMCGGVWANSIYSLKTEMTTELTLLIFNTPVTRPSLAAEDTPRSPERKSLSSSSSSSSYRR